Part of the Nicotiana sylvestris chromosome 2, ASM39365v2, whole genome shotgun sequence genome, GTAGCTCAAGCTTGTACACTACCtaaccaatcctctgaatgattttgtATGCCCTTACATACCTCAGACTCAATTTCCCCTTTCTCCCAAACCacatgatacccttcatggggtaaacctttaagaatacccaatcatcttctttgaactctaagACTCTGTGACGAACATCCGAATAGGATTTTTGGCGACTCTGAATAGTTTTCAACCGTGCCTTTATGATCGTAACCTTCTCCATGGCCTAATGCACGAGGTCTAGCCCTATCAACTCAGCTTCCCCaatctcgaaccacccaatggaaGATCTACAtcttctaccatacaatgccACAAATAGTTCCATCTAAATACGtgcatggaagctgttgttataagcaaactctatgagtgaaaaatgatcatcccagctaccttaaatcaagaacataagcacgcaacatgtccccaaacatctgaatagtccgctctgcttggCCATCGGTCCGTGGATGGAAGGTTGTGGGAAGTTTTACATgcatacccaaaccttgctgaaatttcttccaaaacaTAGCTGTGAACTGAACCCCTCGATCggaaataatggaaactggagTGCCATGAAGACTGACTACTttcttgatatacaactgagcatattattccgctgtgtcggtagatttaactggcaagaagtgttCTAATTTCGTGAGTCaatccacgatcacccaaattgagtcaaattTGCGCAGAGTGCGCGAtaatcctaccacaaaatccttattaatcatttcccatttccacattggaatttctatgctttgtgcCAACCCACCAAGAcgttgatgttcggccttcacttgctaaCAATTCGGACACCTTGCCACAAAGTCCACCACATTCCTTTTCATGTCATTCACCCAATAGACTTCCTTGAGGTCGTGATACATCTTTGTAAAACTTGGGTGCATGGAATaactggaagtgtgagcttctgccataaTTCTTTCTTGAAGACCATCAATGTCTAGAACATATAGTCGCCCTTGGTAATGTagtgtaccatcatccatgccaagagAAAATGTTGTGGTCTTATGATTATGAATTCCCTCCTTCACCTGTACCAACAATGGATCATTGTATTTCTTCTCCTTGACTTCCGCCACAAGTGATGATTCTGCTCTATTTTGGATAATCACCCCTCCTTCACTAGAGTTCACAAGATGAACCCCCAAGCTAGCCAACTGATGAACCTCCCTGGCCAATGTCCTTTGATATGCCTCTATGTGAGCCAAACTACTCATAGATTTGCGTCTAAGAGCATCCTCCACAACATTGTCTtttcccgggtgatacaaaataccGATGTCGTATTCTTTGAGCAACTCAAGCCATCTTCTCTGCATCAAATTTAATTCCTtctatttgaaaatatattgaaggctcttgtggtccatAAATACATCTATATGGACCCCATACAAGTAATGGTGCTAAATCTTCAATGCAAAAACCATCGCCACAAGCCCTAAGTCATATtttgatagttcttttcatgattcttgagttgtctagaagcataagctataaccTTGCCATGTTTCATCAACACACACCTAAGCCCGATCCTTGAAGCATCACTATATACCATGAACCTATCTGTACTCACTAGTAGAgtcaacaccggtgccgtagtcaatcttgatttcaactCCTAGAAGCTCATTTCACAAGCATCAGACCATTGGAGAGGCAAGGGTATAGAATCACTTCACAAGCTTCCTATAATACCCATCTAAGcccaagaaacttcgaatctctATTGGAGCTGTAGGTCTATGCCAATTCTTCACTGCCACAATCTTTTGAGGATAAACCTTATTTCCTTCTATggagacgacatgacccaagaatgtaatagattcaagccaaaattcacatttcaag contains:
- the LOC138886001 gene encoding uncharacterized protein, with the protein product MQRRWLELLKEYDIGILYHPGKDNVVEDALRRKSMSSLAHIEAYQRTLAREVHQLASLGVHLVNSSEGGVIIQNRAESSLVAEVKEKKYNDPLLVQVKEGIHNHKTTTFSLGMDDGTLHYQGRLYVLDIDGLQERIMAEAHTSSYSMHPSFTKMYHDLKEVYWVNDMKRNVVDFVARCPNCLPHEGYHVVWEKGEIESEKVIGDSSLIMPVQTIEVNEELLYEEIPVAILDSQV